A region from the Clavibacter sp. A6099 genome encodes:
- a CDS encoding bifunctional 3,4-dihydroxy-2-butanone-4-phosphate synthase/GTP cyclohydrolase II: MSLAEIPAALQELRAGRPVIVVDDEGRENEGDVLLAAESASPEWVAWLVRHSSGFICAPMTNEIADRLELPLMVADNRDPRGTAYTVSVDAADRLSTGISASDRAHTLRVLADLGSVPTSLHRPGHILPLRAVDGGVRERDGHTEAAVDLLTLAGLTPVGAISEIVQDDGEMMRLPGLLALGEREGVLVVTIEALKAHLEEFHCDRALEPAVAIPEASRVIFEVETTVPTTHGTVKLRAYRDRTTGADHVAIVAGEPRAHGTLVRVHSECLTGEALGSLKCECGPQLDAALDEIQRDGGVVVYLRGHEGRGIGLINKLRAYRLQEDGFDTLDANVALGLPADARDYGAASAILQEMGIEDVRLLTNNPEKVRQLEAHGVEVTERVPLVVGVNDVNAGYLETKRDRMGHRMVLDTDMHIGPDAYPDAEAPDGLTTTTAGPATTTPEEETA; the protein is encoded by the coding sequence GTGAGCCTCGCCGAGATCCCCGCCGCGCTGCAGGAGCTGCGCGCCGGACGGCCCGTGATCGTCGTCGACGACGAGGGCCGCGAGAACGAGGGCGACGTGCTGCTCGCCGCCGAGTCCGCATCTCCCGAGTGGGTGGCCTGGCTCGTCAGGCACTCGTCGGGCTTCATCTGCGCGCCCATGACGAACGAGATCGCCGACCGGCTGGAGCTGCCGCTCATGGTGGCCGACAACCGGGATCCGCGCGGCACCGCCTACACGGTCTCCGTCGACGCGGCCGACCGGCTCTCCACGGGCATCAGCGCGTCCGACCGCGCGCACACCCTGCGCGTGCTCGCCGACCTCGGCAGCGTGCCGACGAGCCTGCACCGGCCGGGCCACATCCTGCCGCTGCGCGCGGTGGACGGCGGCGTGCGCGAGCGCGACGGCCACACCGAGGCCGCGGTCGACCTCCTCACGCTCGCGGGACTCACGCCCGTGGGCGCGATCAGCGAGATCGTGCAGGACGACGGCGAGATGATGCGCCTCCCCGGCCTCCTCGCGCTCGGCGAGCGCGAGGGCGTGCTGGTCGTGACGATCGAGGCGCTCAAGGCGCACCTCGAGGAGTTCCACTGCGACCGGGCGCTCGAGCCGGCCGTCGCGATCCCCGAGGCGTCTCGCGTGATCTTCGAGGTCGAGACCACGGTCCCCACCACGCACGGCACGGTCAAGCTCCGCGCCTACCGGGACCGCACGACGGGCGCCGACCACGTCGCGATCGTCGCGGGCGAGCCGCGCGCGCACGGCACGCTCGTGCGCGTGCACTCGGAGTGCCTGACGGGCGAGGCGCTCGGATCGCTCAAGTGCGAGTGCGGACCGCAGCTCGACGCGGCGCTCGACGAGATCCAGCGCGACGGCGGCGTCGTCGTCTACCTGCGCGGGCACGAGGGGCGCGGCATCGGCCTCATCAACAAGCTGCGCGCGTACCGGCTGCAGGAGGACGGCTTCGACACGCTCGACGCCAACGTCGCCCTGGGCCTCCCGGCGGACGCGCGCGACTACGGCGCCGCCTCGGCGATCCTGCAGGAGATGGGGATCGAGGACGTGCGCCTGCTCACGAACAACCCCGAGAAGGTGCGGCAGCTCGAGGCGCACGGCGTGGAGGTGACCGAGCGCGTGCCGCTGGTCGTCGGCGTCAACGACGTGAACGCCGGCTACCTCGAGACGAAGCGCGACCGCATGGGGCACCGCATGGTGCTCGACACCGACATGCACATCGGACCCGACGCCTACCCGGACGCCGAGGCGCCCGACGGCCTGACCACCACGACGGCCGGCCCGGCCACCACCACCCCTGAGGAGGAGACCGCATGA
- a CDS encoding MFS transporter: MTLSHRAAPPHAAVLLSSQLVFNLGFYAVVPFLAVVMRDDLGLGALAIGLVLGARTFSQQGLFLLGGMLADRFGPRTLIAAGCVVRVSGYLGLALAADLAGFLVGAILTGLGGALFSPALQSLVAAADARGRATRRSGRPSLFAALVLVGEIGAAVGPLAGAALLGLGFSATVLVGAALFAAVGVALWCVIPADAGRAVVASPMGSAPVAGADPAPDAAPAATADRWAAVRDRRFLAFSALFAVDLVAYNQLYLGLPLELARAGAGTAAVGSAFLAVSLLTIALQWPVALLAKRLGPGRALACGFATTATGFAALALASVVPPPAGAELMPAAVLVVCLTLGHMTAGPVTMELVPSFAAGRPTASFYGLLASCGGVAVLVAGGVVGALLDDAPAVAWGILAALPVAAAVGLPRLLPATVPAHEAPDAPAPGPAASPRATPAPPTTTPDAPRIAADAPRIPAEGPHAR, from the coding sequence ATGACCCTGTCCCACCGCGCCGCCCCTCCCCACGCCGCCGTCCTCCTCTCCAGCCAGCTCGTCTTCAACCTCGGCTTCTACGCGGTCGTCCCGTTCCTCGCCGTCGTGATGCGCGACGACCTCGGGCTCGGCGCCCTCGCGATCGGCCTGGTGCTCGGCGCCCGCACCTTCAGCCAGCAGGGCCTGTTCCTGCTCGGCGGGATGCTCGCCGACCGCTTCGGCCCGCGCACCCTCATCGCCGCGGGCTGCGTCGTGCGCGTGTCCGGCTACCTGGGGCTCGCGCTCGCCGCGGACCTCGCCGGCTTCCTCGTCGGCGCGATCCTCACGGGGCTCGGCGGCGCGCTGTTCAGCCCGGCGCTGCAGAGCCTCGTGGCGGCAGCGGACGCGAGGGGCCGCGCCACGCGACGGTCCGGCCGCCCGTCGCTGTTCGCCGCGCTCGTGCTGGTGGGCGAGATCGGCGCGGCCGTGGGTCCGCTCGCGGGCGCCGCCCTGCTCGGGCTCGGGTTCTCCGCGACCGTGCTCGTGGGCGCGGCGCTGTTCGCGGCCGTGGGGGTGGCGCTGTGGTGCGTGATCCCGGCGGACGCGGGGCGGGCCGTCGTCGCGTCGCCCATGGGATCCGCGCCCGTCGCCGGTGCCGACCCGGCGCCCGACGCCGCGCCCGCCGCCACCGCCGACCGCTGGGCCGCCGTCCGCGACCGCCGCTTCCTCGCCTTCTCCGCCCTCTTCGCCGTCGACCTCGTGGCCTACAACCAGCTCTACCTCGGGCTGCCGCTCGAGCTCGCGCGCGCCGGTGCGGGGACGGCGGCGGTCGGATCCGCGTTCCTCGCCGTCTCGCTCCTCACGATCGCGCTGCAGTGGCCCGTCGCCCTCCTCGCGAAGCGGCTCGGCCCCGGTCGCGCGCTCGCCTGCGGCTTCGCGACGACCGCGACGGGGTTCGCGGCGCTCGCGCTCGCGTCCGTCGTGCCGCCGCCCGCCGGTGCCGAGCTCATGCCCGCCGCGGTCCTCGTCGTCTGCCTCACGCTCGGCCACATGACCGCGGGCCCCGTGACGATGGAGCTCGTGCCGTCGTTCGCCGCCGGCCGCCCGACCGCGTCGTTCTACGGGCTGCTCGCGAGCTGCGGCGGCGTCGCCGTGCTCGTGGCCGGCGGCGTGGTCGGAGCCCTGCTCGACGACGCGCCCGCCGTCGCCTGGGGGATCCTCGCCGCGCTGCCCGTCGCGGCGGCCGTCGGCCTTCCCCGACTGCTGCCCGCGACCGTCCCCGCGCACGAAGCGCCCGACGCGCCCGCACCCGGCCCCGCCGCGTCCCCGCGCGCCACCCCAGCTCCCCCGACCACCACCCCCGATGCCCCGCGCATCGCCGCCGATGCCCCGCGCATCCCCGCCGAAGGACCCCATGCCCGCTAG
- a CDS encoding riboflavin synthase, with protein MFTGIIEERGRVLALDAEGDSARITVEAPLAVSDARHGDSISVDGVCLTVVAQTPEGFTADVMRQTLVMSSLGRLGVGDRVNLERAARVGDRLGGHIVQGHVDGTGRLLATTPGEAWRILRFSLPAELAPLVVDRGSITVQGVSLTVSAVSPTDTPDADAWFEVSLIPETLTATTLGALELGDEVNLETDVLARHVQRMLALDARDRDDVPSTGTEEARA; from the coding sequence ATGTTCACAGGGATCATCGAGGAGCGCGGACGCGTCCTCGCGCTCGACGCCGAGGGCGACTCCGCCCGGATCACGGTGGAGGCGCCGCTCGCGGTGTCCGACGCCCGGCACGGCGACTCCATCAGCGTCGACGGCGTGTGCCTCACGGTCGTCGCGCAGACGCCCGAGGGCTTCACCGCGGACGTCATGCGGCAGACGCTCGTGATGAGCTCGCTCGGCCGGCTCGGCGTGGGCGACCGCGTGAACCTCGAGCGCGCCGCGCGCGTGGGCGACCGGCTCGGCGGCCACATCGTGCAGGGCCACGTCGACGGCACGGGCCGCCTGCTCGCGACCACGCCGGGCGAGGCGTGGCGCATCCTCCGCTTCTCGCTGCCCGCCGAGCTCGCGCCGCTCGTGGTGGACCGCGGATCCATCACGGTGCAGGGCGTGAGCCTCACCGTGAGCGCGGTCAGCCCCACCGACACCCCCGATGCCGACGCCTGGTTCGAGGTGTCGCTCATCCCGGAGACGCTCACGGCGACGACGCTCGGCGCGCTCGAGCTCGGCGACGAGGTCAACCTCGAGACCGACGTGCTCGCGCGGCACGTGCAGCGGATGCTCGCGCTCGACGCACGCGACCGCGACGACGTGCCCAGCACCGGCACCGAGGAGGCGCGCGCGTGA
- a CDS encoding ABC transporter ATP-binding protein, with translation MTDALTAIGITHGYPPRRDPAARREARAARASGAPGPAPALDDVSFRVAPGETVGIVGRSGSGKSTLLRILLALEAPTAGNVALGDRAIAPGRASALRWYRRRVQAVPQDPGASLEPRMTVRQLIREPLRRLDVTGDHAAIVARALDDVGLASSLADRRPRELSGGQAQRVALARAIATSPGILLADEPVSGVDLPLRDRIIELLGDLVRERGLGLALVSHDLDAVARLCGRSVVLAGGRIVEEGPTGRLLADPAHPATRELADAVPRLPGALTA, from the coding sequence ATGACCGACGCGCTCACCGCGATCGGGATCACGCACGGGTACCCGCCGCGGCGCGACCCGGCCGCGCGACGCGAAGCCCGGGCGGCCCGCGCGTCCGGAGCCCCCGGCCCGGCACCCGCGCTCGACGACGTCTCGTTCCGCGTGGCGCCCGGCGAGACGGTCGGGATCGTGGGCCGCTCCGGATCCGGCAAGTCGACGCTCCTGCGCATCCTGCTCGCGCTCGAGGCGCCGACCGCGGGCAACGTGGCGCTCGGCGACCGGGCCATCGCGCCCGGCCGCGCATCCGCCCTCCGCTGGTACCGGAGGCGCGTGCAGGCGGTGCCGCAGGATCCGGGCGCGAGCCTCGAGCCGCGCATGACCGTGCGGCAGCTGATCCGCGAGCCGCTCCGCCGCCTCGACGTGACCGGCGACCACGCCGCGATCGTCGCGCGCGCCCTCGACGACGTCGGGCTCGCCTCGTCGCTCGCCGACCGCCGGCCCCGCGAGCTGTCCGGCGGGCAGGCGCAGCGCGTGGCGCTCGCCCGGGCCATCGCGACCTCGCCGGGGATCCTCCTCGCCGACGAGCCCGTGAGCGGGGTGGACCTGCCGCTGCGGGACCGGATCATCGAGCTGCTCGGCGACCTCGTGCGCGAGCGCGGCCTCGGGCTCGCGCTCGTGTCGCACGACCTCGACGCCGTCGCGCGGCTCTGCGGGCGGAGCGTGGTGCTGGCCGGCGGGCGGATCGTGGAGGAGGGGCCGACCGGGCGCCTGCTCGCCGACCCCGCGCACCCCGCCACGCGCGAGCTCGCCGACGCCGTGCCGCGGCTGCCGGGAGCGCTCACCGCATGA
- the ribD gene encoding bifunctional diaminohydroxyphosphoribosylaminopyrimidine deaminase/5-amino-6-(5-phosphoribosylamino)uracil reductase RibD produces MHDDPTAPHAAAQRAADAHALERAMRRGLELAAEGPAWGPNPRVGCVILDASGRVIAEGRHRGAGSAHAEVDALRQLPAGGARGSTAVVTLEPCNHTGRTGPCAAALIEAGVARVAYAVADPGAESSGGAARLRAAGVEVTDGVLAEEAAAFLRVWLGSARLGRPFVTAKWASSLDGRIAAADGTSRWITGPAAREDVHRRRAEADAILVGTGTVLADDPALTARRPDGIPYPHQPAPVVLGDRAIPDDAAVHRHPRRLIRIAGHDPAAALAELGRLGIRHVFVEGGPTIVSALVAAGLVDEVVAYLAPVLLGGPRTATGDLGVPSMPAAHRLTLISTTRLGDDILVTARPTTEGQ; encoded by the coding sequence ATGCACGACGACCCGACGGCACCGCACGCGGCCGCCCAGCGCGCGGCCGACGCGCACGCGCTCGAACGCGCGATGCGCCGCGGCCTCGAGCTCGCCGCCGAGGGTCCCGCGTGGGGCCCGAACCCGCGCGTCGGCTGCGTGATCCTCGACGCCTCCGGCCGCGTCATCGCCGAGGGCCGCCACCGCGGCGCCGGATCCGCCCACGCCGAGGTCGACGCGCTGCGGCAGCTGCCCGCCGGCGGGGCACGCGGATCCACCGCGGTCGTCACGCTCGAACCCTGCAACCACACCGGCCGCACGGGGCCGTGCGCCGCCGCGCTGATCGAGGCCGGGGTCGCCCGCGTCGCGTACGCGGTCGCCGACCCGGGTGCCGAGTCCTCGGGCGGCGCGGCCCGCCTCCGCGCCGCGGGCGTCGAGGTCACCGACGGCGTGCTCGCCGAGGAGGCCGCGGCGTTCCTGCGCGTGTGGCTCGGATCCGCCCGGCTCGGCCGCCCGTTCGTGACGGCCAAGTGGGCATCCAGCCTCGACGGCCGCATCGCCGCCGCCGACGGCACGAGCCGCTGGATCACCGGACCCGCCGCCCGGGAGGACGTGCACCGCCGCCGCGCCGAGGCCGACGCGATCCTCGTGGGCACCGGCACGGTGCTCGCCGACGATCCCGCGCTCACCGCGCGCCGGCCCGACGGGATCCCGTACCCGCACCAGCCGGCACCCGTCGTGCTCGGCGACCGCGCGATCCCGGACGACGCGGCCGTGCACCGGCACCCGCGGCGGCTCATCCGCATCGCGGGCCACGACCCGGCCGCGGCCCTCGCGGAGCTCGGCCGCCTCGGCATCCGGCACGTCTTCGTGGAGGGCGGCCCCACGATCGTCTCCGCGCTCGTCGCCGCCGGGCTCGTGGACGAGGTGGTCGCCTACCTCGCGCCCGTCCTCCTCGGCGGCCCCCGCACGGCTACCGGCGACCTCGGCGTGCCGAGCATGCCGGCCGCCCACCGACTCACCCTCATCAGCACGACGCGGCTCGGGGACGACATCCTCGTGACCGCGCGACCCACCACGGAAGGCCAGTGA
- the ribH gene encoding 6,7-dimethyl-8-ribityllumazine synthase, which translates to MSGHGAPEIDPTALDGSGLRVTVVAGRWHDEISAGLLAGAQRVLDAAGATTTVIRVPGSFELPVVARAALDAGADAVVALGVIIRGGTPHFEYVSDAATSGLTQASLLAGKPIGFGLLTLDDEQQGLDRAGLPGSKEDKGAEAAEAAVTTALLLKGIRGA; encoded by the coding sequence ATGAGCGGACACGGAGCACCCGAGATCGACCCGACCGCGCTCGACGGGAGCGGCCTCCGGGTCACCGTCGTCGCCGGACGCTGGCACGACGAGATCAGCGCGGGCCTCCTCGCCGGGGCGCAGCGCGTGCTCGACGCCGCCGGCGCGACCACCACGGTGATCCGCGTGCCCGGGAGCTTCGAGCTGCCCGTGGTCGCGCGCGCGGCGCTCGACGCGGGGGCCGACGCGGTCGTCGCGCTCGGCGTGATCATCCGGGGCGGCACCCCGCACTTCGAGTACGTGTCGGACGCCGCGACCTCGGGCCTCACGCAGGCGTCGCTGCTCGCGGGCAAGCCCATCGGCTTCGGGCTGCTCACGCTCGACGACGAGCAGCAGGGCCTCGACCGCGCCGGGCTCCCGGGGTCGAAGGAGGACAAGGGCGCCGAGGCGGCCGAGGCCGCGGTGACGACGGCCCTGCTGCTGAAGGGGATCCGCGGGGCCTGA
- a CDS encoding ATP-binding cassette domain-containing protein, whose protein sequence is MHPALDLRSLSIAIDRAPLVHDLDLRVGAGERVALVGASGSGKSLTAQAVLGTLPPGSRVRGVVELGGRAVGPAAPRQRLGRVAAVQQDSLAALNPLVTVGAQLVAALRASRARGSAADGGLLARGDARREVVALLAEVGIEDPEGALPAFAAELSGGQRQRVCLALALLCRADLLLADEPTTSLDVVTQARVVDVIRRRLDATGQALLFITHDLAVAAALCDRVVVLEAGRVVEAGSMRELVRRPRHAYSRALVAAATRRAGGGSPDGAAATRRAGGGSPDGATATASASAPLGAVAAR, encoded by the coding sequence GTGCATCCCGCCCTCGACCTCCGCTCCCTCTCCATCGCGATCGACCGCGCGCCGCTCGTGCACGACCTCGATCTCCGCGTCGGGGCCGGCGAGCGCGTGGCGCTGGTCGGCGCGTCCGGGTCCGGCAAGTCGCTCACCGCGCAGGCCGTGCTCGGGACGCTGCCGCCCGGGTCGCGCGTGCGGGGCGTCGTCGAGCTCGGCGGCCGCGCGGTCGGGCCGGCCGCTCCTCGCCAGCGCCTCGGCCGCGTCGCCGCGGTGCAGCAGGACTCGCTCGCGGCGCTGAACCCGCTCGTCACGGTGGGCGCGCAGCTCGTCGCGGCGCTGCGCGCGAGCCGGGCCCGCGGATCCGCCGCGGACGGCGGGCTCCTCGCCCGCGGCGACGCCCGGCGCGAGGTCGTCGCCCTCCTCGCCGAGGTGGGCATCGAGGATCCGGAGGGAGCGCTCCCCGCCTTCGCCGCCGAGCTGTCGGGCGGCCAGCGACAGCGCGTCTGCCTCGCGCTCGCGCTCCTCTGCCGTGCCGACCTGCTGCTGGCCGACGAGCCGACGACCTCGCTCGACGTCGTGACGCAGGCGCGCGTGGTCGACGTGATCCGCCGCCGCCTCGACGCGACCGGCCAGGCGCTCCTCTTCATCACGCACGACCTCGCGGTCGCCGCGGCGCTGTGCGACCGGGTCGTCGTGCTCGAGGCCGGCCGCGTGGTCGAGGCCGGGTCGATGCGCGAGCTCGTGCGGCGGCCGCGGCACGCGTACAGCCGGGCGCTCGTGGCGGCGGCGACGCGGCGGGCGGGCGGCGGATCCCCGGACGGGGCGGCGGCGACGCGGCGGGCGGGCGGCGGATCCCCGGACGGGGCGACGGCGACGGCCTCCGCGTCGGCCCCGCTCGGCGCGGTGGCGGCCCGATGA
- a CDS encoding ABC transporter substrate-binding protein — MPARRPRSARPARVTRPARSAALIALAAATTLALSGCFAASPGSSPGGAQDGDGRIRLAMLQPPRSGLTPLSDDAFKLARWSTAETLVTLDDLGDAQPQLATGWTRVDDLTWAFDIRPDVTFHDGTILTAAQAAASLTAAATASPKPRILDGVDLTATADGDRVIVRTATADPLVPQRMSSPQLAILAASAYGADGTVSPVGTGTGPFRLTAVDGTSSARLDRFDGYWGGRAASAGIDVRFVPDGTARAAALRTGTADVVEAIPVGQAAQVDPQLLHEVAMPRTNTLYLNTRTGPFADPAVRAAAEAAVDRAALVSGVYEGRADEATGLLGPALPWAADLRDGASYRDALAGRATPARVDGVPITLGTFTDRAELPEVAVQLEQQLEAAGFDVTQDVREYQYIEADALAGKFDAFILSRATVLDSGDPAAYLYSDFACQGSFNISQECDPAVDQALAEASALPAGPERRAAIMRVEALVLADDAAVPLLHERVIQGEAAGVTGAVRDPRERALITVDTRVAR, encoded by the coding sequence ATGCCCGCTAGACGCCCCCGCTCCGCCCGCCCCGCCCGCGTCACCCGCCCGGCTCGCTCCGCCGCGCTGATCGCGCTGGCCGCCGCGACGACGCTCGCCCTCAGCGGCTGCTTCGCCGCGAGCCCCGGATCCTCCCCGGGAGGCGCGCAGGACGGCGACGGCCGCATCCGCCTCGCCATGCTGCAGCCGCCGAGATCCGGCCTCACGCCCCTCAGCGACGACGCCTTCAAGCTCGCGCGGTGGAGCACGGCCGAGACCCTCGTGACCCTCGACGACCTCGGCGACGCGCAGCCGCAGCTCGCGACCGGCTGGACCCGCGTGGACGACCTGACCTGGGCATTCGACATCCGCCCCGACGTGACCTTCCACGACGGGACGATCCTCACGGCCGCGCAGGCCGCCGCCTCGCTCACCGCCGCCGCGACCGCGAGCCCGAAGCCGCGGATCCTCGACGGCGTCGACCTCACGGCCACCGCCGACGGCGACCGGGTCATCGTGCGCACCGCGACGGCCGACCCTCTCGTGCCGCAGCGCATGTCGAGCCCGCAGCTGGCGATCCTCGCGGCCTCCGCGTACGGCGCCGACGGCACCGTGTCCCCCGTCGGCACCGGCACGGGCCCGTTCCGCCTGACCGCGGTCGACGGCACGTCCTCCGCCAGGCTCGACCGGTTCGACGGCTACTGGGGCGGCCGCGCCGCGTCCGCCGGCATCGACGTGCGCTTCGTCCCCGACGGCACCGCGCGCGCCGCCGCCCTCCGCACGGGCACGGCCGACGTGGTCGAGGCGATCCCCGTGGGCCAGGCCGCGCAGGTCGATCCGCAGCTCCTGCACGAGGTCGCCATGCCGCGCACGAACACGCTGTACCTGAACACGCGGACCGGACCGTTCGCGGACCCGGCCGTGCGCGCCGCCGCCGAGGCCGCGGTCGACCGCGCCGCGCTCGTCTCCGGCGTCTACGAGGGCCGGGCAGACGAGGCCACCGGGCTCCTCGGCCCCGCGCTCCCCTGGGCCGCCGACCTCCGCGACGGCGCCTCCTACCGCGACGCGCTGGCGGGCCGGGCGACGCCCGCGCGGGTCGACGGCGTGCCCATCACCCTCGGCACCTTCACGGACCGCGCCGAGCTCCCCGAGGTCGCCGTGCAGCTCGAGCAGCAGCTGGAAGCGGCCGGCTTCGACGTGACCCAGGACGTGCGCGAGTACCAGTACATCGAGGCCGACGCGCTCGCGGGGAAGTTCGACGCCTTCATCCTGTCGCGCGCGACCGTGCTCGACTCCGGGGATCCGGCCGCCTACCTCTACAGCGACTTCGCCTGCCAGGGCTCGTTCAACATCTCGCAGGAGTGCGACCCCGCGGTCGACCAGGCCCTCGCCGAGGCGTCCGCGCTGCCGGCCGGGCCCGAGCGCCGCGCCGCGATCATGCGGGTCGAGGCCCTCGTGCTCGCCGACGACGCCGCGGTGCCGCTCCTGCACGAGCGCGTGATCCAGGGCGAGGCCGCCGGGGTGACGGGCGCCGTGCGCGATCCCCGCGAGCGCGCGCTCATCACGGTCGACACGCGCGTCGCGCGCTGA